A segment of the Vibrio sp. YMD68 genome:
CTCGTTCACACCGATATGGTTGGCAGGCAGAAGAGTCAGTCGACAATGCACGAGAGCAAATCGCAGATTTACTGAATGCAGATCCTCGCGAGATTGTTTTTACCTCGGGAGCAACAGAATCAGATAACCTTGCTATTAAAGGTGCCGCCCACTTTTATGGTAAAAAAGGTAAGCACGTCATTACCTGTAAAACAGAGCACAAGGCGGTTCTTGATCCTTGTCGTCAACTTGAGCGTGAAGGCTATGAAGTTACATACCTTGATCCAGAATCGAATGGCATTATTGACCTAAATAAACTTCAAGCAGCAATGCGTGAAGACACCGTGCTAGTCTCTATCATGCATGTAAACAACGAAATTGGAGTGATTCAAGACATTACTTCAATTGGCGAAATGTGTCGCGAACGCAAGATTGTTTTCCACGTTGATGCCGCACAGTCTGTAGGTAAGATTCCTCTTGATGTTCAAGAAATGAAAGTCGATCTGGTTTCACTTTCTGCTCATAAAGCTTATGGTCCCAAAGGCATCGGTGCACTTTATGTCAGCCGTAAGCCACGCATTCGCCTTGAGGCACAAATGCACGGTGGTGGTCATGAGCGAGGTTTCCGCTCAGGAACGCTAGCGACTCATCAAATCGTCGGTATGGGTGAAGCTTTTGCTATTGCGAAGCAAGATATGCAAAAAGACTTTGAACACGCGAAAGCTCTTCGTGACCGTTTACTTAATGGCGTTATTGATTTAGAGGCTGTTACAGTTAACGGTGATTTGGACCAACGTGTTCCACATAACCTGAACGTGAGCTTTGCCTTCGTTGAAGGTGAATCACTGCTTATGTCTCTTAAAGACCTTGCGGTTTCTTCTGGCTCTGCGTGTACATCTGCGAGCTTAGAGCCTTCATACGTTTTACGAGCTCTCGGCCTCAACGATGAGTTAGCTCATAGCTCAGTTAGATTTTCATTCGGTCGTTTTACAACGGAAGAAGAAGTCGACTACGCAATCGCACAGATTCGCGTAGCGGTAAACAAATTACGCGACATGTCTCCTCTATGGGATATGTATAAAGAAGGGATTGATTTGGACACTGTTGAGTGGGCTCATCACTAATCTCAGGGATGTAGAGGATTCGAGGTAAATATTATGGCTTATAGCGAAAAAGTAATCGATCATTATGAAAACCCACGTAACGTAGGTTCATTTGATAAAGATGATGAAAATGTGGGTAGTGGCATGGTTGGTGCGCCGGCATGTGGTGACGTAATGAAATTGCAAATTAAGGTGACACCAGAAGGTATTATCGAAGATGCAAAATTTAAAACGTACGGCTGTGGTAGTGCAATTGCATCAAGCTCACTAGTAACTGAGTGGGTTAAAGGCAAGAGTATTGATGAAGCTGCGGCTATCAAAAACTCTGAGATCGCTGAAGAGCTCGAGTTACCGCCTGTAAAAGTGCACTGCTCGATTCTTGCAGAAGACGCGATTAAAGCGGCCGTTGCAGATTACAAGAAAAAACGTTAAATATTAGTTGAGGGCGGTATAATGCTCTCAACTAAGTTCTACTATTGATAAAACACAAGGTTGTAGTATGGCCATCACCATGACGGATACGGCAGCAAGCCGAGTTCAATCATTCTTAGACAACCGCGGTAAAGGCATCGGGTTGCGGCTAGCAGTGAAAACGACAGGCTGTTCAGGTATGGCATATGTACTGGAGTTTGTAGACGAATTGAATGAAGAAGACCAAGTGTTTCAACACTCCGGTGTAAAGGTCATTATCGATCCTAAAAGCTTGGTCTACTTAGATGGAACTGAACTTGATTACGTGAAAGAAGGGCTGAACGAAGGTTTCGAGTTTAACAACCCTAACGCTAAAGGCGAATGTGGTTGTGGCGAGAGCTTCAACGTATAGTCTTCTTCAAGCCAATAGCTTCAACATCAAATCAGATAGCTAGGTGGAGTCAGCCTAGCTACACCCTAGGATTGAGTTTCCATGAATCATTTTGAATTATTTGGGCTACCAATTCAGTTTAATCTGGACGGTAGCCTTCTTTCTTCTCAATTTAGAGAACTGCAGAAAAGCTTTCATCCTGACAATTTTGCGACCGCTTCTGAGCGCGATCGTTTGATGTCAGTGCAAAAGGCCGCGCAGATAAATGACGCATACCAAGTTTTAAAGCACCCTATTTCACGCGCTGAATATCTGTTGATGTTAAATGGAGTAGAGCTCGATGGCGAACAAAAGACGATGCAAGACCCGATGTTTCTTATGGAACAGATGGAGCTGCGCGAAGAACTTGGTGATATAGAGTCAGCGAATGATGCAGAAGAAAAGCTGTATGATTTTAGTGATAAAATCAGCACGTCGTTTGAAAAGCAACAACGCGAACTTGAAACAGAATTAGCCGCGTCGCATTGGATGAAAGCCGCAGATTCAGTCAGAAAATTAAAATTCATTGCTAAATTAATCCAACAAATAGAACAAGTCGAAGACAGACTGCTTAGCTAATTTAGAACAATTAAGGACTCTTCAATGGCACTACTTCAAATTGCCGAACCAGGACAAAGCTCTGCGCCGCATCAGCATAAGTTGGCGGCAGGGATTGATTTAGGTACCACCAATTCACTCGTTGCTTCTGTGCGCAGTGGTAAAACTGCCCCTCTTCAAGACGATCAAGGTCGTAGCATTCTCCCTTCGGTAGTGAATTACTCAAACGAAGAGGCCAAGGTTGGTTACGCGGCTCATGAGTTAGCAGAGCAAGACCCTGAAAATACAATCATCTCCATTAAGCGATTGTTAGGTCGTTCTCTGAAAGACATTCAAAGTCGATATCCTACATTGCCTTACCAGTTTGAAGAAAGTGATAACGGGCTTCCGTTATTGCATACCAAGCATGGTGTTAAAAACCCGATTCAAGTGTCGGCCGATATTCTAAAAGTCCTAGCCAAACGCGCAGAACAAACACTCGGTGGTGAGCTTGCTGGTGTTGTCATCACTGTCCCAGCTTATTTTGACGATGCTCAACGAGCAGGCACAAAAGATGCCGCAAATCTGGCTGGCTTACATGTCTTACGCTTACTCAACGAACCGACAGCCGCCGCACTGGCTTACGGATTAGATTCAGGTAAAGAAGGGATCATTGCTGTTTATGATTTAGGTGGCGGTACCTTTGATATATCGATACTACGATTGTCGAAAGGCGTGTTTGAAGTCCTAGCGACGGGTGGGGATTCTGCGCTAGGTGGCGATGATATCGACCATTTAGTCGCTGAACACTTATTGTCACAAATGGATATCTCGACGCCATTAACAGCAGAGCAGCACCGACAACTTCTCAATGCCGCCACTAAGGCAAAGATAGAGCTGTCAGACAATGACGTGAGTAATATCTCCGTGCTGAACTGGGAAGGTACATTAACCCGTCAGGGCTTCAATGATCTTATTACTCCTCTGATTAAGAAAACGTTAATGTCATGCCGACGAGCACTAAAAGATGCGGATGTGTCTGCCAGTGAGGTTATGGAGGTCGTCATGGTGGGTGGATCTACTCGCACCTTGCACGTTCGTGATTTAGTCGGTGAGTTTTTTGGTCGAACCCCATTAACCGATATTAACCCTGATGAAGTGGTCGCTATCGGTGCGGCTATTCAAGCTGATGTGTTAGCAGGAAATAAATCTGACTCTGAAACATTATTGCTTGATGTTATTCCATTGTCATTGGGTATTGAAACGATGGGAGGGTTAGTTGAAAAGATCATCCCGCGGAATACAACCATACCCGTAGCCAAGGCGCAGGAATTTACCACGTTTAAAGATGGTCAAACGGCAATGACCGTTCATACCGTGCAAGGTGAACGCGAAATGGTTGACGACTGTCGTTCATTAGCGCGGTTTGCGTTGAAAGGAATACCACCGATGACGGCTGGCGCTGCCCATGTTCGTGTGACATACCAAGTGGATGCAGATGGTTTGCTCTCAATAACCGCCATGGAAAAGAGCACAGGTGTCCAGGCTGAAATTCAGGTTAAACCCTCTTATGGCTTAAGTGACAACGAAGTGGCTAACATGCTGAAAGATTCGATGACGTATGCCAAGGCGGATATGGATGCACGTTCTCTTGCTGAGCAGCGTGTTGAAGCGGATCGTGTGATTGAAGGTCTGATCGCAGCGATAGACCTTGATGGTGATGATTTATTAACAGAACAAGAAAAGAATGCGCTGATTAAAGCGATCGAGTCACTGATTGAGCTTCGCAATGGCGACGATCCTGACGCGATAGAGCAGGGTATCAAACAAACCGATGCCGCAAGCCAAGATTTCGCCTCTCGCCGTATGGATAAGTCTATTCGTACTGCGCTGTCTGGCCAGTCAGTTGATGATATTTAACCGTTAGAGAATAGATAAAGATGCCTAAAATTATTGTTTTACCTCATGAAGACCTTTGCCCAGAAGGTGCTGTATTAGAAGCCAAATCGGGCGACACTGTTCTTGATGTTGCTTTGAAGAACGGTATCGGTATTGAACACGCTTGTGAGAAGTCGTGCGCATGTACAACCTGTCATGTTGTTATTCGTGAAGGTTTTGATTCACTGACTGAAAGTGATGAGCTAGAAGACGATATGCTAGATAAGGCTTGGGGATTGGAGATGGAATCTCGTTTAGGCTGCCAAGCAAGAGTCGCCGATACTGATTTAGTGGTGGAAATTCCAAAGTACACCTTAAACCTCGCGTCTGAAGATCATTAAAACTGAGTCAATAAAGCTTAGCGAAATTAAGGAGCACTTATGAGTTTAAAATGGATTGACTCGCGTGACATCGCGATTGAACTATGTGATTTGCATCCCGAGACAGACCCACAAACGGTTCGCTTTACCGATTTGCATCGATGGGTTATGGAGCTTGAAGATTTTGATGACGACCCTAACCATTCTAACGAAAAAATCTTAGAAGCCATTATGCTGTGCTGGATGGATGAAATCGATTAATGGTGTTTTTTCAGGCAAGCTTGGTTTAAAACATTACCTAGTTAACAATTCTAAATAAATAAAGCGGACCTCTTGGTCCGTTTTTTTATCAAATTGACACTTTCATCCTACATAATGCTAACATTCCTCTGATATGAAAAATGGTATTGATTACCTTACAAAAACAAGGAGCAACCATGTCAACACAGATGTCCCTATACATTAGCCATGAACCCGCACAACCCCAATGGGGCGACAAAGCGATTTTGTCATTCTCAGATAGCGGTGCAACGGTACATACTGGTGAAGGCCATGAATTAGACGTTATTCAACGTGCGGCTCGCAAATTAGACTCTCAAGGTGTTAAAGCCGTTTCATTACAAGGAAATGGCTGGGATTTAGAGAAAATCTGGGCTTTTCAGCAAGGTTACAGAAGCGCTAAAAAACTCAATAGTATCGAGTGGTTGCCATTAGAAGCAGAGCACCAAGCAGAGTTAGAAGCCAGAATTAAAACCTCGGACTGGACTCGTGACATTATCAATAAACCCGCTGAAGAAGTTGCTCCGAGACAATTAGCAACAATGGCCGCTGAGTTTATTAAGTCTGTCGCTCCGAAAGGGACGGTGACGGTGAAGATAGTCAAAGATAAAGACTTGCTTGCGGAAAATTGGCAGGGTATCTATGCAGTAGGAAGAGGCTCGGAACGTACCTCAGCGATGCTGCAACTCGACTATAACCCGACTGGTGATGACAATGCGCCGGTATTCGCTTGTCTTGTTGGGAAAGGGATCACATTCGATTCTGGAGGCTATAGCATCAAACCAGGTCAGTTCATGACATCCATGAAAGCGGATATGGGGGGCGCTGGAACCATTACAGGTGGCTTAGGCTTAGCCATTCTGCGTGGATTGAACAAACGTGTAAAATTGATTTTATGTTGTGCTGAAAACATGATTTCTGGTCGTGCATTAAAGCTGGGCGATGTTATCACCTATAAAAATGGCAAAACGGTCGAGATCATGAATACCGATGCAGAAGGGCGCTTAGTGCTCGCTGATGGTCTTATGTACGCAAGCGAACAAAACCCAGAACTTATTATCGACTGTGCAACACTGACGGGCGCGGCCAAAAATGCACTAGGAAATGACTATCATGCATTATTGAGTTTTGATGATGAGCTTTCCCACCAAGCGTTGACCGCGGCGAATCAAGAAAAAGAAGGATTATGGCCATTGCCATTAGCGGACTTTCACCGAGAAATGTTACCTTCAAATTTTGCCGATCTCTCTAATATTAGCACGGGTGATTACTCTCCTGGTGCAAGTACCGCAGCAGCATTCCTGTCTTACTTTGTTGATGATTATAAAAAAGGTTGGCTGCATTTCGATTGTGCTGGCACTTACCGAAAATCAGCAAGTGATAAGTGGGCTGGGGGCGCAACTGGAATGGGAGTAAGAACCTTAGCGCGCTTACTGACAGACCAAGCAAAATAATTTATTTTTCAGCCCTATTGGCTGCTTTTAATGACGATATTAATGAAGCACAAGGAAAGACTATGTCTCTTGAAAGAACATTCTCGATAATAAAACCAGATGCAGTAGAACGAAACTTAATTGGTGAAATCTATCATCGAATTGAAAAAGCGGGTTTACAAGTGATTGCCGCAAAAATGGTGCACTTAACGGAAGAGCAAGCGGGTGGTTTTTATGCGGAACATGAAGGTAAGCCTTTTTATGATGCATTAAAAGAATTCATGACATCGGGTCCAATCATGGTTCAGGTTTTAGAAGGCGAGAACGCCATCACACGTTACCGTGAACTCATGGGTAAAACCAACCCTGAAGAAGCCGCCTGTGGCACGATAAGAGCGGATTACGCTATCAGCATGCGTTATAACTCGGTGCATGGTTCAGACAGCTCAGAATCAGCAGCAAGAGAGATTGACTATTTTTTTCCTGCCTCTGAAATTTGCCCGCGCCCTGTCAAATAAACGCGTAACCTGGATGAAAAAGCGTTAAGCGAAAAAACACGTTACAAAGTGATTTAAGGCTCCATTTCGATGGAGTCTTTTTTATACCCTCCTAAAATTAATGATGGATAAACTTTAACCGCTTTACTATGAATGTCTTAGTAAACACAGGGTTTTACAATGCTTGTTGATGCAGCATAAAGCCTGTACAATTCGCGCCCTTCATTATTGTTCTGTCATTGAGAGGCATCATGACCAAAGCTAAAACTAATCTACTCGATTTTGATCGTAAAGGTCTTCGTAAATTTTTCACTGAAGAACTCAATGAAAAGGCTTTTCGAGCAGATCAAGTAATGAAGTGGATGTATCATTTCGGCGTTGATGACTTCGAAAAAATGAACAACATCAATAAGAAGTTGCGAGAAAAGCTGCAGCACCGCTGTGAAATTGTTGCTCCTGTGGTTTCTGAAGCTCAGTACTCGACAGACGGTACGATAAAATGGGCAATGCGTGTAGGCGATCAAGACGTTGAAACCGTTTATATTCCAGATGGTGAGCGAGCCACGCTATGTGTATCATCACAAGTGGGGTGTGCGTTGGAGTGTAAATTCTGCTCGACAGCTCAGCAGGGCTTTAACCGTAACCTCAAAGTATCTGAAATTGTAGGTCAAATTTGGCGAGCAGCAAGAGAGATCGGTCTAGAGAAAGAAACCGGTCGTCGACCAATTACTAACGTTGTTATGATGGGTATGGGTGAACCTCTACTCAACATGAAGAACCTTATTCCATCTCTAGAGATTATGCTTGATGATCTCGGTTTTTCACTGTCTAAACGACGTGTGACGGTATCGACGTCGGGTGTGGTTTCTGGCCTTGATCAAATGACGGACAACATTGATGTCGCTTTGGCTATTTCTCTGCACGCGCCAAACGATGCATTACGTAGCCAAATTATGCCGATCAATGATCGCTGGGATATTCAAGATTTCCTCGCGTCTGTACGTCGTTATATTGCATCTTCAAACGCAAACCGTGGCAAAGTTACTGTTGAGTATGTGTTATTGGATCATGTGAATGACGACATGGACCATGCCCGTGAATTGGCCGTATTAATGAAAGATACGCCGTGTAAGATAAACCTGATCCCTTTTAATCCTTATCCTGGTTCGCCATACAAAAAACCAAGTAATTCTCGTATTGATCGTTTCCAGAAAACATTGATGGAATACAATTACACCGTGACAGTACGAAAAACTCGTGGCGATGATATCGATGCCGCTTGTGGTCAATTGGTTGGTGATGTTATTGATAGAACTAAACGCACCAAAGCAAAGCTTGCCGTGGGTCAAACTATCCCGACAACATCGGTTTAATTCAAACAGCATCAACAAAGCCAGAGCCTGCTCTGGCTTTGTTGTATTCACATTTTGAAATTAAATCCGTTCATATCTTTGTAAGTTTTGTGAAAAACCTTGACCTGTCTGCGATTTTGGCTTCAAGGACATATTGTTAATCGCCTAATATCTATTAGAATTGCTAATTAGTCTGAAGTTTCAGATTTGATTCATATTTTGGAAAGGTTTTTGAGGTAAATACCTTGAATTTTTCTATTTTGAGTGAGGTTAGTTCCTCCACAACTATCTGTTTTTGTACATTGAACTGGCCACCAACTATAACGAATAAAGGCTATCAGTGAACAAGAACCACCAAACGAGAAGTACATTACTCATGAGTACTGAACAAGATATCGTGACAGAAGAGCCACAAGTGGCAGAAAAAACAAAAGAAGCGGGTACGCTGCTCAAAGAGCGTCGTATTGAATTAGGTCTGACTCAAAAACAAATCGCTGATCGTTTACGACTTAGATTATCGATCATTGAAGGCATTGAAGAGAACCATTTTGAATCAGGCCAAGTGGCGACATTTATCCGCGGCTATCTCCGTTCGTACGCCAAAGCCGTGAACATGGATGAGCAGGTTGTTTTGGATGCTTTAGCAGATTGTGGTGATGCTCAACCTCAAGAACAGCCGATGATGAGCTTTTCAAGACAAACCAAACGTGAGCGTAACGATAGCCGTATCATGATGCTCACATGGGGAATCTTGGCGATAATTATCGCAATTTCTTCGCTCTGGTGGTGGCAAAACCAGCTGCAAGATACATTGGTGGTATCAAGCAGTGACGACATCGAAATTGAAGAGCCAATTACCGATATAAACCAACCTACACCCGTTGACACTATTGAGGCTGCTGAAGTCATCGCACTCATGGAGTCACAACAGGAAAGTACCGCCCTAGAGCAAGAGCTTGTAGAGTCCACTGACACCTCACTTAAAGATGATAACGTTTCAACTTCAGATCAACAGACGAAAGAAAACACGGTGTTTGACGATGGAATCGAGACTCAAACTCGTGACAATGCCAGTATTCCATCATCTGAAGAGATTGATTCAGGGGTAACGAGCGTTTCAAAGAATGTTGAAGCAGAGCCTGTTGCTTCTTTTGAATCCGAGTCATTAAAACCTTTGGCGATGACCTTTAGTGCCGATTGCTGGATTCAAGTGAAAGACGCTTCTGGAAAAATACTCTCGACAGGGATTAAGAAAGCCGGTCAAACGATTGAGTTGGGTGCCGAATCACCCGTAAATATTATTCTTGGCGCACCTGAAAGCGTTTCAATGACATTTGCGAGTGAACCTGTTGACCTTTCTGGGTATACTTCAGGTAAAGTAGCCAGATTCACCTTACCTTAGAAACTAACTATGCAATACGAATCCCCTATAAAGCGTCGCCCATCGAAACGTATATACGTTGGTGACGTACCTATTGGTGATGGCGCGCCTATTGCGGTGCAGTCTATGACCAATACACGAACAACGGATGTAGCTGCAACTGTGGCTCAAATTCGAGCACTTGAAAACGTGGGTGCTGATATCGTTCGAGTTTCTGTTCCTACTATGGATGCAGCAGAAGCATTTAAGCTAATCAAACAGCAAGTTTCGGTTCCGCTCGTTGCTGATATTCATTTTGATTACCGTATCGCCCTCAAAGTGGCGGAGTACGGCGTCGATTGCTTACGAATAAACCCTGGTAATATTGGTAGCGAAGAACGCGTTCGCTCGGTGGTAGATTGTGCAAGAGACAAAAATATCCCAATTCGTATTGGCGTTAATGGTGGTTCGCTAGAAAAAGAGATTCAGGTGAAATATGGCGAACCGACTCCTGAAGCCTTGGTTGAATCGGCGATGAGACATGTCGATATTCTCGACCGTCTTAACTTTGACCAGTTTAAAGTCAGCGTAAAAGCATCAGACGTTTTCTTAGCGGTTGATTCCTATCGACTGCTGGCGAAAAGAATCGATCAACCTCTGCACTTGGGTATTACTGAAGCTGGCGGA
Coding sequences within it:
- the iscU gene encoding Fe-S cluster assembly scaffold IscU; the protein is MAYSEKVIDHYENPRNVGSFDKDDENVGSGMVGAPACGDVMKLQIKVTPEGIIEDAKFKTYGCGSAIASSSLVTEWVKGKSIDEAAAIKNSEIAEELELPPVKVHCSILAEDAIKAAVADYKKKR
- the ispG gene encoding flavodoxin-dependent (E)-4-hydroxy-3-methylbut-2-enyl-diphosphate synthase gives rise to the protein MQYESPIKRRPSKRIYVGDVPIGDGAPIAVQSMTNTRTTDVAATVAQIRALENVGADIVRVSVPTMDAAEAFKLIKQQVSVPLVADIHFDYRIALKVAEYGVDCLRINPGNIGSEERVRSVVDCARDKNIPIRIGVNGGSLEKEIQVKYGEPTPEALVESAMRHVDILDRLNFDQFKVSVKASDVFLAVDSYRLLAKRIDQPLHLGITEAGGARAGAVKSSVGLGMLLAEGIGDTLRISLAADPVEEIKVGFDILKSLRIRSRGINFIACPSCSRQEFDVISTVNALEERLEDIITPMDVSIIGCVVNGPGEAEISHLGLAGSNKKSAFYEDGKRQKERFDNDDLVAQLEAKIRAKASQLDENNRIDIRQIDNN
- the rodZ gene encoding cytoskeleton protein RodZ; the encoded protein is MSTEQDIVTEEPQVAEKTKEAGTLLKERRIELGLTQKQIADRLRLRLSIIEGIEENHFESGQVATFIRGYLRSYAKAVNMDEQVVLDALADCGDAQPQEQPMMSFSRQTKRERNDSRIMMLTWGILAIIIAISSLWWWQNQLQDTLVVSSSDDIEIEEPITDINQPTPVDTIEAAEVIALMESQQESTALEQELVESTDTSLKDDNVSTSDQQTKENTVFDDGIETQTRDNASIPSSEEIDSGVTSVSKNVEAEPVASFESESLKPLAMTFSADCWIQVKDASGKILSTGIKKAGQTIELGAESPVNIILGAPESVSMTFASEPVDLSGYTSGKVARFTLP
- the ndk gene encoding nucleoside-diphosphate kinase — encoded protein: MSLERTFSIIKPDAVERNLIGEIYHRIEKAGLQVIAAKMVHLTEEQAGGFYAEHEGKPFYDALKEFMTSGPIMVQVLEGENAITRYRELMGKTNPEEAACGTIRADYAISMRYNSVHGSDSSESAAREIDYFFPASEICPRPVK
- a CDS encoding IscS subfamily cysteine desulfurase; this encodes MKLPIYFDYSATCPVDPRVAEKMVQCMTIDGNFGNPASRSHRYGWQAEESVDNAREQIADLLNADPREIVFTSGATESDNLAIKGAAHFYGKKGKHVITCKTEHKAVLDPCRQLEREGYEVTYLDPESNGIIDLNKLQAAMREDTVLVSIMHVNNEIGVIQDITSIGEMCRERKIVFHVDAAQSVGKIPLDVQEMKVDLVSLSAHKAYGPKGIGALYVSRKPRIRLEAQMHGGGHERGFRSGTLATHQIVGMGEAFAIAKQDMQKDFEHAKALRDRLLNGVIDLEAVTVNGDLDQRVPHNLNVSFAFVEGESLLMSLKDLAVSSGSACTSASLEPSYVLRALGLNDELAHSSVRFSFGRFTTEEEVDYAIAQIRVAVNKLRDMSPLWDMYKEGIDLDTVEWAHH
- the pepB gene encoding aminopeptidase PepB codes for the protein MSTQMSLYISHEPAQPQWGDKAILSFSDSGATVHTGEGHELDVIQRAARKLDSQGVKAVSLQGNGWDLEKIWAFQQGYRSAKKLNSIEWLPLEAEHQAELEARIKTSDWTRDIINKPAEEVAPRQLATMAAEFIKSVAPKGTVTVKIVKDKDLLAENWQGIYAVGRGSERTSAMLQLDYNPTGDDNAPVFACLVGKGITFDSGGYSIKPGQFMTSMKADMGGAGTITGGLGLAILRGLNKRVKLILCCAENMISGRALKLGDVITYKNGKTVEIMNTDAEGRLVLADGLMYASEQNPELIIDCATLTGAAKNALGNDYHALLSFDDELSHQALTAANQEKEGLWPLPLADFHREMLPSNFADLSNISTGDYSPGASTAAAFLSYFVDDYKKGWLHFDCAGTYRKSASDKWAGGATGMGVRTLARLLTDQAK
- a CDS encoding bifunctional tRNA (adenosine(37)-C2)-methyltransferase TrmG/ribosomal RNA large subunit methyltransferase RlmN, with protein sequence MTKAKTNLLDFDRKGLRKFFTEELNEKAFRADQVMKWMYHFGVDDFEKMNNINKKLREKLQHRCEIVAPVVSEAQYSTDGTIKWAMRVGDQDVETVYIPDGERATLCVSSQVGCALECKFCSTAQQGFNRNLKVSEIVGQIWRAAREIGLEKETGRRPITNVVMMGMGEPLLNMKNLIPSLEIMLDDLGFSLSKRRVTVSTSGVVSGLDQMTDNIDVALAISLHAPNDALRSQIMPINDRWDIQDFLASVRRYIASSNANRGKVTVEYVLLDHVNDDMDHARELAVLMKDTPCKINLIPFNPYPGSPYKKPSNSRIDRFQKTLMEYNYTVTVRKTRGDDIDAACGQLVGDVIDRTKRTKAKLAVGQTIPTTSV
- the fdx gene encoding ISC system 2Fe-2S type ferredoxin, whose amino-acid sequence is MPKIIVLPHEDLCPEGAVLEAKSGDTVLDVALKNGIGIEHACEKSCACTTCHVVIREGFDSLTESDELEDDMLDKAWGLEMESRLGCQARVADTDLVVEIPKYTLNLASEDH
- the hscB gene encoding co-chaperone HscB — protein: MNHFELFGLPIQFNLDGSLLSSQFRELQKSFHPDNFATASERDRLMSVQKAAQINDAYQVLKHPISRAEYLLMLNGVELDGEQKTMQDPMFLMEQMELREELGDIESANDAEEKLYDFSDKISTSFEKQQRELETELAASHWMKAADSVRKLKFIAKLIQQIEQVEDRLLS
- the hscA gene encoding Fe-S protein assembly chaperone HscA, translating into MALLQIAEPGQSSAPHQHKLAAGIDLGTTNSLVASVRSGKTAPLQDDQGRSILPSVVNYSNEEAKVGYAAHELAEQDPENTIISIKRLLGRSLKDIQSRYPTLPYQFEESDNGLPLLHTKHGVKNPIQVSADILKVLAKRAEQTLGGELAGVVITVPAYFDDAQRAGTKDAANLAGLHVLRLLNEPTAAALAYGLDSGKEGIIAVYDLGGGTFDISILRLSKGVFEVLATGGDSALGGDDIDHLVAEHLLSQMDISTPLTAEQHRQLLNAATKAKIELSDNDVSNISVLNWEGTLTRQGFNDLITPLIKKTLMSCRRALKDADVSASEVMEVVMVGGSTRTLHVRDLVGEFFGRTPLTDINPDEVVAIGAAIQADVLAGNKSDSETLLLDVIPLSLGIETMGGLVEKIIPRNTTIPVAKAQEFTTFKDGQTAMTVHTVQGEREMVDDCRSLARFALKGIPPMTAGAAHVRVTYQVDADGLLSITAMEKSTGVQAEIQVKPSYGLSDNEVANMLKDSMTYAKADMDARSLAEQRVEADRVIEGLIAAIDLDGDDLLTEQEKNALIKAIESLIELRNGDDPDAIEQGIKQTDAASQDFASRRMDKSIRTALSGQSVDDI
- the iscA gene encoding iron-sulfur cluster assembly protein IscA, translated to MAITMTDTAASRVQSFLDNRGKGIGLRLAVKTTGCSGMAYVLEFVDELNEEDQVFQHSGVKVIIDPKSLVYLDGTELDYVKEGLNEGFEFNNPNAKGECGCGESFNV
- the iscX gene encoding Fe-S cluster assembly protein IscX, with the protein product MSLKWIDSRDIAIELCDLHPETDPQTVRFTDLHRWVMELEDFDDDPNHSNEKILEAIMLCWMDEID